The window ATGAAACCTCTAGTAATGCATCATTGCCATGACCTTGCTGAGCTGCATCCATCTGGTGAACACCTCTCTACTGGATCTCACTTGAACGTGGACACAGGAGGAAAGTCTCCATTCCTTGGGAGTCTATTCCTCTTCACATTATCTCACCCTGAATTAGAGTGAAGAACAGAAATGCAAAAGGGGGCTTCATCCATGCAGCAAGTGGAATTCCCTCAAACAACCTGGCCCTTCGGGGCAGGCAATCAAACCAACCAGGACAGAAGAGATGTAGGTGGTATTTCCAATGTGCAGTTGCCACTAGCTCTGACTCCAGCCACTCTTACTCGGGAAGCTTCATAAAGTAGCAAAGCAATATCTAGTTCCCTGGTTCCCATGTCTTGAATGAAtctttttctcaaaattctgctttttaactgtattttgaaAGTTGTGTTCTCCTTTGCTACGTAGTACCCTTTTCTCCCCAATTAcccaacttttttaaaatttaaattcagttagccaacgtacagtacatcattggttttgaCATAATGTTCAATACCTAATTACCCAACTTTTACTGGTGAATTGTCTATTCCGGTTGGTAATTTGCCAAACATTAGCAGCATGTTTATATATATCACCCtctttatattacatataaaaaccGTTTAGGTTTTCCACTACCGTTGGCTGGGAAACCCTTGAGGATGAATTCAGACACGAGCTGTGCTGTAGCCCCGCCATGGCGGCCATCCttgctggggaaggagagaagaaggccCAGTGGATATGACTCAGGGTCTCCCCTGAGCCCTGCCTGGGAGGGTTTCCAAGAGGAGTCCCTCACCCATCCCAACCATGGCCAGTCCCTCTGCAACATGGTGTTCATGGTAATGGTTTGTGCTTCACAGAGCTGCTTGGGGTTTATGTAAGATCATGCACCTCAAGTGCTCAGCACGGGTCCTGGCGCATagtaagaattcaaaataatattaataattattataactaCTATTCTAAAATCCCGGTGGAAGGAGCTCAGGGTCTGTATCCAGCCACACCTGGGCTGAGTCCTACTTCAGAGCTTGTCAGTGCCTCTAGCCATTTTTCtaagtaggaagggaaaactcaagaaaaaaaaaacaagtccagtctttccttaaaaaatttataCTGTGATCACtaataaaaaatttgaattgGAACAATCTGGTGCTGGTTGGCATTCCATCTTTGAAAAGTTAATGCACATCTCACATCGCTATGCCCAGTATGCTTGAATCAACTTTGAGCTGTGTGCAAGCCTTAGTAAGTATCACATGgtggctttcttctttttatacaAAACTCTACCATGTTATCTGCATGAGTTAAATAAATTTGAGTTGTTTTAAAACACTgctccaaaaaaaccccaaaccaacgTTGGGTTGGTACCTTATTTCTTCCTATAAGTCTCTTTATATCTATTGATATTATAAAGTAATATTATATGTTATGTAGtattatattacattaaattattattatattacatattataatcACATTAACATATAAtcatatacattataaaaatatatactgtgttattatatgttatattGATAATTATATGTTATagcattttataataattaaatcatattacatattatatgtaacaactatatatgttatataaaaattcattttaattaatcaataatatgtaatatacatatgtaataatatatgcacaatatattaatatataatacaatataatatattaacatattgtTACATATATCACTGTTATAATATAATTATGGAAttgtattaattatatttatatattggtatataatatatatcatataatatataaaatatacactgtatattatatattattatcatGTTAATATATGTGCCATATTAATAtggtatatgttatatatactatcatatatagtatcatagtatataatatatactatacataATTTAATATATGTGTTTTGTATAATGGAACAATACACTTATAGCATACTATAATCTATAATATATTGTAGTTGCACTAGAATATTATTTACTCACTAAATTGAGTTTTTCAggcaattaacaaatatttaagtacCTATTATGTGTCAAGCATGGTAGGGCTACAAtggtgagcaagagagagacccTGACCCCAAGGAGCTTACAAGCTAATGGGGAGATTCATGGGGGAATAGAATACCAATGTGTGCTGTACAGCGATCATGCTATTCAAAAATAATTCATAGGAACTTCAATGAAGTGAAGATAGCAAGGTCTCTGCGCCATGTGAAGGCTGCAAAATGTTCTAAGAGTGCCAAGAGCTgtggttttacctttttttccctacTGGCAAACTTAGCCACTTTCCACACATTCTATGGAAATGAAGGACTCAGCAAATAGAAGAGTCATAAGTATTCACGGAGGCTGggtccccaggccctgggctgcatACCCTACAGCTTCATGGTCACATGTATCCTCACAACACACCCCAGGGGCCTTGCCGCCAATGAGCAAATCCTGCAGCCAAGCTATCGGGACTCCTTCACCTTTGCTGATGGACTTCTGAGGATACTCAGCCCTTCTCATGAATGATCTCCATGCCCTAAGTCTTCTCAATAAAGAAGAATGGCATAAGAATCTGACTTGAAACTAATTTTGTCATGAAACAATTCACATAGAATGACAGGATGCCATTTCATGAGTcggttttctagggctgctgtaacaaagcacaTAAACCTAGTGACTTAAAGCCACACACATCTATCCTCCTCTATGCTGGAGGCCAGAAGAAAAAATCAGGGTCACCAGGTGTGAGCAGGGCCGCATCCTTCGGGGGatccaggggagaatctgtctcctgctttcccagcttccagaggcaGCAGGTATTCCTTAGCACAAGGTTCCTGGCTCAGTTACTCTAATGCCTCCTTCCAGTGTCACATCCCCtacttctctctgtgtctgacCCCTCCTGCCCACTTTTAGAAGGAGACTTGCAATGATAGCAGGCCCATCTGGATGATCTGGGGTAATTCTTCTGTCTCAGATCCTTAACTGCATATCATCTGCATGCAGTCCCTTTTGCTGGGTAAGGGAACATAGTCACAGGCTCTGGAAAAGGACATCTTAGGTGTGATGGGTTGGCATTAGTCATTTACACCAAtaactaaaataatgaaatggaacCCGAGGGTCTCGTTGTCAGTGTTGATGTGACAAAGCAACTCTGTAACTTCTCTGGAATCAGTATTTCTCTCTGGCTGTGTGAAAGGGGTGTGTGCCTGGGGCTGCACCTGCCCTCTTCCCTGAAAGGTGTCTATTCCTTCTAATGACAGCCTTCCTCTCCCAGTCAGGACCACATTTCTCTCTGCAGACACATGAGAGAGATGCATTCCTGATCACCAACTGCAGTCACGTGCAGATTGTAATGGATTCCTGCTTCACCACttcagggcagtgtggctggggaCAAATCATCTCTCAGGTTTGCATTTTCTGCCTTTCAAAAATGTGAATAGTAATAGATGTGGGTCATATCTAAATGAGCagaaataatagtttattttgaGACTTAGAAGGGTGAATGCACAGGAAACCCTTCCTACATTTGGCAAACAGCAGGTACTCATATGTGATAGCCATTTTTACATTTACTATTAAAAAACATCTTCTGCCTGCAGCCCAAATACCTGGCCACAGTTTTGAGTATGAACTTACACCAACAAAGTCCCTCTTCTTGGATGTCCAGATATATGGTATTCCCAAACCGCAGTATGGGACTCAGACAGATCTAAAGTTGCCTGTGACTCCTTCATTCATGAGTGATGTCCACCAatatttctcatctgttaaataggGTACACATATCCTGGTCTCTCTTTGTGCCATCCTGAGATATTACTGTGCCCTCCAACACATCCCCCAGATAGATTCAAGTAAAACACAAGAGTGAGAAATTGATGTTTCACTGAAAGTAAtgtggggaagaagggaaaagggttTCCATAAGATGTCAGATAGCAACACACTTCTAACATTCTGTGTGTTCTTATTCAAATACTGAGCCCTTTCATCCTCCActctcaccccctccctttctccctctttctcttgacTTCATATTTTGACATCCTTCACTCAAACTCAGATCAGTATAGAAAAATTCCCTTAGGATCTATCACCTacaaagacagaaggaaatagACAGAGTCACCTACCTTCCTGGAGGCAaatagtttatttacttttttgtacattttcataTTAAAGGGTAATTATAAAACACTGGACACAATGCCCGAAAGGGAAGCCCCAATGCTGGTGGCATTCATTATTATGcttatttctgtttattcttatGTTGGAGGGACTGAAGTCTTCCCTTGCTTCTCCATTCAAGAAGAACCattatagagctaccctatgacccagcaattgcactactgggtatttaccccaaagacacagatgtagtgaaaagaagggccatatgcaccccaatgttcatagcagcaatgtctgcgatagccaaactgtggaaagagccgagatgcccttcaacagatgaatggataaagaagatgtggtccatatagacaatggaatattactcagccatcagaaaggatgaatacccaacttttacatcaacatggatgggactggaggagattatgctaagtgaaataagtcaagcagagaaagtcaattatcatatggtttcacttatttgtggaacataaggaatagcatggaggacattaggagaaggaagggaaaaatgggggggggaattggagggagagatgaaccatgagaggctatggactctgagaaacaaacagggttttagaggggaggggggaggggggattggttagtccggtgatgggtattaaggagggcatgtactgcatggagcactgggtgttatacgaaaacaatggatcatggatcaccacatcaaaaaccaatgatgtattgtatggtgactaacataacataataaaattaaaaaaaaagaagaagaagaaccattAGCATCAGTGCCCAAACACAACCATGTGATGCGCCCCCTGGCCCATAGATAGAAAACACACTCTTAGAGCTAAATGGGATGGACTTCATCACACGGGGTCAAGAACAAGAGATGATGATCGCTAGTTCCTATGCAAGAAGGGGGCAAAcaaattgaagaaaaacaaatttgtaaCATGCATCCAACAACTATGGATGCATCCCACAATACCTATTCAGTATTTTCATATACTGAAACCCTATAAAAGTCCTGTGGAAAGAGTCATTATTATCCCCAGCTCAGCTACCCCATTTCCTCACCACCAAACTGGACATCAAGAGCTTAGGGGACTGAATTTtctctggaagcttttctttATGGCATTCTTGAGCTCCTTATTCCTGAGGCTGAAAATGATTGGGCTGAGAAACGGGGTGAAGACTGTATAGGTGGTGGCCATCAGAGTGTTACTGTCCATTGAATGGGGGCCCTTGGGCTTGAGGTAGATAATGGAGGCAAAACTGTAGTGCACAATGACCACAGTGAGGTGGGACACACACGTGGAGAAGGTCTTGTGCCTGCCCTCAGCAGAGGGGATCCTCAATATGGCAGCCACAATGAAGACATAGGAGAGGACAATGAGGAATAAACAGCCCATCAGAGCTGTGACACACACCAGGATCACACCCAAGGTGACAGAGGATGTCTCATTCCCACAGGCCAACttcaagagagaaaacacatggCAGAGAAAATGGTGAATCACATTAGAGCCACAGAAGGTGAGGTGAAAAACTATCAGGGTCACCATCATCcccatgactgagccaccagcccAGGTCCAGGACACTAGACGGGCACAGGTGTGGGTGCTCATGAGCACATTGTAGCGCAGGGGGTGGCAGATGGCCACATAGCGGTCATAGCCCATGATCATGAGCAGGAAGGAGTGGGTGAAGCCGAATGTGAAGGAGAAGAACATCTGGTTGGCACAGGCCACAAAGGTGATGGAGCGGTGGCTGGAGAGCATGTCAACCAGCATGCGAGGGGTGACAGCAACAGTGAACAGAATCTCAGAAGTGGACAGGGCACACAGGAAGAGGTACATGGGCGTGTGCAGGCTGCGCTCACTCCACACAGTGGCCATGATGATCAGGTTCCCCAGCAGGGTGAACAAGTACATCAGCAGGTACAGCAAGAAGAAGGCAGGCAGAAGATGCTGTGGGAAGTCGGAGAAGCCCACGAGGATGAATTCAGACACCATGCTATAGTTCTGACCAGCCTCCAATGCTGCATCTGCTCAGATCACAAGAAATGAAGGCGACCAGAATAAAGATCATGAATCTATACAACAATATACCCtaaaaaatctacaaaatggaGGAACTTTAGATGCAGTATGTTAGGACTGGGAAAATGGCAAGGATACTCACTGTTTCTGCTGTTCTTTAGCATGGAACTGAAAGCCCTGAGCGGTGctctgaggaaagaaaaagaaagaaggtatgTGAGGATTTGACAGGAAGAGACCGGCTCGTGCACCCAGAAAAAGCAAAGAGTGAAGTCAGAACATaccacagcgagagagagcacagaaatgcAGAAGATCCACTTCCAAAAACCAGTATTTCTCATAGAATTACACCAGTAGTAATCATTCAAAATACGaatttgatataaaaaataagataccatTCCAAGAGTGACACAAAGTATAAAGAAACAACTCTCTAACATTTTGGTCTGGCGATTTCTTTACACTCAAGAAAACTTGAGCCTCTAATTGGCTTTTGTTTGAGTGCATTATCACTCTCCATATTCACCTTTTCTGACAATATTCAGTTATAGATACATTCAAAAGAAGAGTCAACCTATTCAATATCAATGtaagtaacatatttttattttttttattttattatgttatgttagtcaccatacaatacatcattagttttgatgtattgttccatgattcattgtttgcatataacacccagtactccatgtaatacatgccctccttaatacccatcaccaggctaacacatccccccatccccctcccctctgaaaccctcagtttgtttcccggagtccatagtctctcatggttcgtctccccctatGATTTCcacgccttcatttttcccttccttctcctaatgtcctccat of the Halichoerus grypus chromosome 1, mHalGry1.hap1.1, whole genome shotgun sequence genome contains:
- the LOC118533657 gene encoding olfactory receptor 10H4-like, translating into MNYSMVSEFILVGFSDFPQHLLPAFFLLYLLMYLFTLLGNLIIMATVWSERSLHTPMYLFLCALSTSEILFTVAVTPRMLVDMLSSHRSITFVACANQMFFSFTFGFTHSFLLMIMGYDRYVAICHPLRYNVLMSTHTCARLVSWTWAGGSVMGMMVTLIVFHLTFCGSNVIHHFLCHVFSLLKLACGNETSSVTLGVILVCVTALMGCLFLIVLSYVFIVAAILRIPSAEGRHKTFSTCVSHLTVVIVHYSFASIIYLKPKGPHSMDSNTLMATTYTVFTPFLSPIIFSLRNKELKNAIKKSFQRKFSPLSS